The sequence CTGCTACCGTGGGCCGCGGCTGAGGCAGTGGCGCGACCCCCTGGAGCTGCGCCCGACCCCGGTACTGCAGCCGCAACGGCGCTCGTCCCCGGAGGACTCTATTTAGGCACGGACCCGGGAAGATGGCGGAGGCCTCGGAGACGGAGGCGGCGGCCGAGCCCGCCGCCTTCAAGCGCCCGAgccgcccgctgccccccgcgccccgcgccgcggaGGGCGGCGAGCCGGGGCCCAgcccgctgccctcccgcccTGCCGCCGCGCCGGCGGCGCCGCGCTACGAGGAGCCGCCGTGGGGCAGCCACCCGCCGGCCGGCGCCGGCTACGGGCTGGAGGTGCTGAAGGGCGGCGTGGCGCTGGGCTCGGTGCGGCTGGAGGGCGGCAGCTGGTTCCTGGTGGGGCGGCTGCCCGGCTGCGCCGTGGCCCTGGAGCACCCGTCGGTGTCGCGGCACCACGCCGTGCTGCAGTACCGCGGCGCCGGCTGCTCTCCCGACGGCCCCGACGGCGCCGATGCCGCCGGCTTCTACGTGTACGACCTGggcagcacccacggcacctTCCTCAACAAGGCGCGGGTGCCGCCCCGCACCTACTGCCGGGTGCGGGTGGGCCACGGGCTCCGCTTCGGCGGCAGCTCCcgcctcttcctcctgcaggtGGGTGGGggcccgggcggccccgccgcgctccccggggCGTGTGTCGGGTGAGTCGTGTGGTAAAGGCTTCCCCGGGTCGAGCTCAGGAATTGACCCGGCTCTAGCTACATCTCCCTGGCGTCTCGGGGTGAAGCCCGCTTCTGAGGCGTGGGGCGGTTTGGATGCTTTGGAAGCAGGCCAGCGCTGCCGTGGTGGTTTTGCTGGGGAAAAGTAGTCAGGTGTAGGTATCCGCTGCCGGCTCTGCCGTGAGGTCCGGGGCTGAAGGACGGAGCAGGGCCGTGGGGTCCCCGCGCTGCTGCATCGCCCCGGTGCACTGGgcacagggcagctctgccGGGGGTCAGCGTGAGAACAGGCATGGCAGCTTCTGCCAAGGTGCAGTGAGCgcaaaaggcatttttctctGACAGTATGATGTGTCAGGAAAGTCTCTCTGACAGTATGAGGCATCAGGAAAGTAAAGCACTAATATGTCTTTGTGACAAGGGGAGCTTTTATTAGTAGGAACTTGGAGAGCACTTGGCATGCCCTATACGCGCTTCAGAAGCTGCTCATTCCTCAGATTCTCCCATGTGGTGCTGACAGAAATTTTTGCCTTCTGCCTTTAAAGTACAGTTATATTTGAGATTGGTCTGACTACAAGTACACAGTAacgtttgtttcttttttccccactttggAAAGGGCATTAAAACTAATATATTTGGGGATGCAAACCATAACAAATGGTCTAATAATTCCACTTTTTGAAAAGCGCTATAATGATTTGTTTATGTTATTGTACATAATCTGCATGTGTGttgaaaatacttctttcttttcttttaaaaaacacttctgCTAAGTTACTGTTTGTGACGTAGGGACCCAAAGAGGACCAGGAGTCTGAGTCGGAGCTAACTGTGACTCAACTGAAGGCACTGCGTAAACAGCAGCAAGCAAAATTAGAAAAGACAATGTTGGGAGAGGACTCTGatgaggaagatgaaaaagaggagagaagtgAGAGGAGTCAGAACAGTGATATGAGCTGCTCATGGGGAATGGGTAAGTGATGATGTATAAATCAGCTGATGCACCCTGGAAGGTCTTTAAGCCAGTTTTCAGTGAATACTAGGGTTGAAATTCCAGCTGGATGCCAAGTGTTCCAGCCCAATTCTTGAGTACAAattaatccttttctttttaagaagaagAGTGCTGTCATAAGGCAAGCTTACAGCTGGTGAGAAGTATGTTAGAGTTCCTTTTAAAAGGTAGAATGTAATTTACCTACGCCTGTAAAAGGCCATGAAACTGAGAGTTTAGGTTaatgctgtgtgttttgttcCTGTGACAATGTCCACACTTTTGCCCAAGAGGGGAAATTTATTTGCTTGAGACTTCTATGCAGTATAGCTGTCTTTAAATTTAAACAGGAAGTCCACATCTTGAAGCTAGATAAATTGTAATTAATGAGCTTTTCAGTACAAActgagttgtttttttcaatgGAAACGTATAAGCACATAAAGCCTTGAAAGTGCTGAAACTGCAGTGATGTTCATCTGCAAAACTGTATCTTATGATGGAATAACTAATAGCAAAAAAGAAgcagggtattttttttattggatGCAGAAATAATATTCAAGttaagggaaataattttaagatgaTGTAGCTGCTACTGCTTTCAAACTAACGAAAGTTGAAATATACTGGTGTTCTCTTTCTAATGTTTCACCTTTTTTTGCACTTTGTATGTCTTCTTCTAGGGGAGGATGCTGAGGAGgatgaagttgaagaaaacCCTATTGCTATTGATTTTCAGGATGTACAAGATGCCTTCTATATGAAAGATCCTAGGAAGGCCTTACAGGGCTTTTTTGACAGAGAAggtatattttttctctttttttggttttaattaaatgtaattttttatatttagcaACATGTGACATTTGtgctcatgtttttctttgggaaTTAAGGTGTGGGAGCTAAACTTTTCTATTACATTGTGTATaaggtctttttatttttttggtcaagttggggggggtgttggtggtggtttggtgtttttgttgggtttttttggtgtctttttttttattaaaacttaacTCACCATTGTATATCTGAGACTTAGTTACTAATTCCTAAACTGGGATTTGTAGAGAGCACCTTATATTCCTCTTGAGTGACACTCAAACCACACCCATGCTTTGAAGCTGTGCTGAAAAATCCAAACCCATCCAATTCCAGACTGTTCTGTTTGGAGATGGCTATGATTGAGAGATAGAATTGGAAAgtataaaaagacaaaaggcaaTAATGAACTGGTCTAAACTTTCGATGGTTGCTAGTGAAACTTACAGATGACTTGCTTATTTGctaaagtgaaaaattaatcttcaaGATAAACAATATCTGTGAATGCAGATTGAAGTAATGACATTTTGCAATGTAATTTACTTTAATACATACAGAGGcaagactgttttttctttgaactgcaTATTCCTGAACAGGCCACttaaagtgttttggttttttttttttttgatctgaAAAAGCCTTGATTGTGAAAAACAACCAAATGAGCATAATACCAAGTGAAGATCccatggcttaaaaaaaaaaaaaggcggaAAATTAAGTTCTTTGATATGTAACAAGGGCATTTTATCTCTTTTGTTTAACCGTGACATTGTTCTCTGCTGTAAAGATTATTCCTGCTTATGTCAATTTTGGTTACTACAtcaactttcttttcctctctagGAGAAGAGTTAGAATATGAATATGATGATCGTGGGCACAATAGCTGGCTATGCAGGATCAAGTATGTATATCTCCATTCACTTTTGTACATAGAAGCTGACTTCACTGAATTCACaaacaaaagctgaaggaaTTACTTGTCTTGTCACACTTGGCAAGGAGGCCAGCTGGAATTACACCTAAGCCCTGACACTGAGACAGAAGTTCAAGGATCAGTGCCTAGCTCATTGTCTGCTCTCCTTTCTGGTCTGCCAGCATTTGGTTTTCCTTAGCGATGAAAATCGGGAAAGCAAGAGTTTAGGTTCTTTCAGTTCCccttgttttaagaaaaatgtaaaactgaaataagagaaaagaaactagGGGACAATATCTTTCAATTCCtaatgggggagagaaaaaaaaaatcattcattcTACTGTGTACCCAGTTCCAGTTCTTTTGTGGTATAAGGCAGTTTTTGATGGGTTCCTGCAAGAGGCCACTAACGTAATTTGTTTATAAGACAGGATAAGATGAGGTGGAAATTAAGTCAACAGCATAGGTCTCAAATGGATAGGTACAACATTGCAATGATTGTACTGCTTAAGAAACCTTTGCTTcagcatggaaaatatttgttactGGTGTCACATGGATGCAAGATACTGGTGCTTAAAATGATTTGGGGATTGAAATTTAACCTTTTAACTTCTTGTATTCCCAATGGAATGAATATAGGAAGAATTATTGTTTGGACTAGTGAAATCAAAATTACTTGCATGCTTTAGGAAATCCATGCTTGTGTTTTGATTGGTACtgtatgaaatgaaaagtgaaaatatgtaATCAACAAAAAAGACTAGAGTGAACGGGAAAGAACAATGCCAACgtgataaataaaatatctgagTAGCATCTGTGAAAAGCTGTTTGTATCTGAGCTGTTCTCTGATCCTTCAAACTGAACAGGTTGCCTGTGGATGATGCATCAGGGAAGCAGCTGGTGGCAGAGGTTCTCCATtcaggaaagaagaaggaagcaatGATACAGTGCGCACTGGAAGCTTGCAGGCTACTCGATGCTCGGGGAGTGCTGAGGCAAGAAGCAGGTGAATGACTAGTCAAATGCTCTGATCGTTCTAAAAGCCTAAATTGGGGATTTGAGATTGCTATCTTGAATTTGTTTTATTGCTCAGTGGTATGCaaatcattttgtttcttgccTTCTCCCTTACCTTTCCCAGTATCCCggaaaaggaaatcaaagaACTGGGAAGATGAGGATTTTTATGACAGCGATGATGACACCTTCCTTGATCGAACTGGTGCTGTAGAAAAGAAACGActgaacagaatgaaaaaagctggtaaaatagaagaaaaaccaGAGACTTACGACTCCCTGGTAAGAATTATTATGGCATGCCAGGCTTATTCTCTCATGCATGTATTATTACtaagaaagaaagtaaaaaatatttcctcatcTTTCTCTGTTAGCTTGAACTCTGATATAATTTCAGACCTTTAGCTCTCAATTGGCCAATTTAGAATAACATAGTGGTTTTTTGACTTGTGGACAATATCTATAAATACCTCAAAATGCTGCTTACTTTATTCTAGTGGAAGCATACTACCTTGCTTTTGCCTGTGTAGTATTGCCTTCTACTTGGTGGATCATGGCAGTATGTGAATTAAATACCAGAACAGGATACTCTTCTGATgctttaaaaccattttaaaataattgcaagcTTTCAAGTGCACAGGGCACATTCCAAAGAAGGATCTCATTCTGCTTCAAAGAATAAGCAGCCTGGGCTGACAGGCATATGACAACTGAAAGTCCCACACGGACAATAGGGTGTGGGGGAGCAGGGATAGGGAGGGTTGGAGGATCACAGTCGTGGTATAACACTGCTGCAGAAGtattatacatatttttgtgtttcagaaagaaaattatttgaacagTATGTGAAAGGACTGATAAGTTGTTTAGGAACAATCTAGACTATAATTTTTTCTGCCCAGAAACTCCTGGTCAAAGATCAGAAGTAGAAAAATGGAGGTAATTTGGTAGGATATTTGAGTAACTcttaaaaaaggattttaagaagataaaaagaTCTTCTAAGCATGTTGTTCTTTCATAGGTCACAAAGCtaaatgaagctgaaaatgaGCTTTCTGAGATAACACAGAAGCTGAAGGCTTCAGGGAAAGGTAAGGCATGAAGTTTATTTGATCATAGTGCTTTCTGTAAAGAAGAATAAAGAGATGAAAACGTATCTTATGGATTTCTGTctcaagtactttttttttagcgGCCACTTTTCACAAAGGAATAGGAAGATTTGCAGGTCACTGAGTTAACTGGAGAGGATACTTACCCTCTTCGTACAATAATTTATGTACTCTGTGTGTATAGTCACTTGCTAATGAACGCAGCTTTTTCTAAAGCAACCAACATCTAAGTTAGGGAAAGGAGGTGAGTGTACAAGCTCCTGGAGCTTAAGAGGGTGAGCATTGTTACTGTTTATCTGCCCATATTAGTGAAACTGAACCAATTGGAGGAACACTTTTTTCCACTCCCTCCAAAACCATTTataagggaagagcaagcaACTGACAGAAAAGacattatcttttatttcacttctctTACTGTAAATGCACCTTAAAAAGGAAAggtgggaaaagagaaatgtggAGTCAAAGCAGTGGATGCTTAGCCTGTATGTTCAGTGAACTTGCTAGTTTATGAAGGTGCCATTCAGGTTCTAGGATTATGCCTTTGTGTACAAAGGCAGAGCCTTTCCAAAGTGGTGACTGTATCTGGTAGTGAGTTAGATTTAAAAGCATACTGTACAAAtagctgcattttgctttctgttactGATGATGTCtcatgaaataaaaggaaggcATGAAGGAAATGTGTTTAGGCTGGTTCTTCATACAAAAACCTTTTTAACAGAGTTGGCATTAATAAAAGGGTTGCAACGTCAGTTTGTCAAAAGAGTTTCTCTCCAGGAAGCCTAGCAGCAGTCTGACGGCTGGACTATCTTTTGTGCATTATACGGGTATGTTTCTTTCTAGTAATTCAGCTCCACACCAAAACTCATTTGTATCAACATTTTTGTTGGTGATTGATTATACCAGATCACTGTTCAGAAAACAGTATTGTTCCACTGAGCATTCTAACTGATGGGTCAGTTCAGTGTGTTTGAAGGAATTGTTTTCAGCATGACTGTTCTGATAAGTAGTTAACGATTGACTAGAAAGAGAAGCTAATGCTTTATATTGTCTGAGACATGTAATTCCAAGCTTTCATATGTTATGCtgcctttgtttctgctgaTACTGTTTCTCAACAAGGCTTAAATCATATTGTGGTAGAggctgggagaaggaagaatcaGTTAATTTATAGACTTCTACTAACACCACAGAATTCTGATATGTTATCATGATTTAGTAAATTGTAACTGGTTACACAGCTAGTTTAGAGCCTTGGAAAAATTGCAGTCTCAGCACTTATTGCAATATAGAGTAATTCAGTATTGGATGGGAATTTCGTAGAACTAGGCCAGGGCAAAACATAGCAAATATTGCATCATCAATTgctttgtgtgtgcatgttctagatacttgtgttttcttttatttctttggatgCTTTGGGTTAATCACAGATGTTGAGTACAAGTGTAAGCCAGGAGCATGCATATTGATCATGGGTGATTCTTACCACTGTCACGAGTTGTCTGGCAAAGCTGCTGCGTTACATACAGTTCTGAAACCTTAACGCACTTTCGCTTGCTCTAAATGATTATTTGTAGCCTAAGGGTAAGCGTGTAGAGAGACCAATGAGTGAATGACAGGCTAAATTGCAACACCTCTTACCAAGCACTTGGAGAAATTAAGTGGTTGTCTGAAAAATCGCAGTAGAAGTTCACAAATTGTACTCTGGCGTTCTTCAGAACTAATTACTGATGGACTGACTTGGTATCTTTCATTCACTGATGCAGCTGaatgaaaatcaaatacatAGAGCTCTTCAGTCTCATCTTTGGTTGcctgttcagaagaaaattatcaaTAAGTTGATGGTGCAGTAAATAGCCCTATAGCTTTTTTCACTGCAATATAAAGTGTAATAGCCATGGCTGATTCACCTCCTAGCAATGTGAAATTTTACTTCAATAGTGTAGAAAACTGCTGCAACAGATACTGAATGCTAACAGTAACCCTGTAAGCCGAACTACCTGATCTTAGGCCCTATTGGTGGAATCAAGCAGAGAATCCTATTTGCAAGATGGGTGATCTGACTCGCTGAAGATCACCCAGTGACTGAAGTGCTTACACTGTTCCACAGCTAAAGAAGCGAGCTGTGGAACTATACCTTCAATTGTTCTGAATTATCTGACTGGACACTAAACCGTATCTTTGAAATTTGgtgtttaaattaaatgatcat comes from Ciconia boyciana chromosome 3, ASM3463844v1, whole genome shotgun sequence and encodes:
- the SLC4A1AP gene encoding kanadaptin, which encodes MAEASETEAAAEPAAFKRPSRPLPPAPRAAEGGEPGPSPLPSRPAAAPAAPRYEEPPWGSHPPAGAGYGLEVLKGGVALGSVRLEGGSWFLVGRLPGCAVALEHPSVSRHHAVLQYRGAGCSPDGPDGADAAGFYVYDLGSTHGTFLNKARVPPRTYCRVRVGHGLRFGGSSRLFLLQGPKEDQESESELTVTQLKALRKQQQAKLEKTMLGEDSDEEDEKEERSERSQNSDMSCSWGMGEDAEEDEVEENPIAIDFQDVQDAFYMKDPRKALQGFFDREGEELEYEYDDRGHNSWLCRIKLPVDDASGKQLVAEVLHSGKKKEAMIQCALEACRLLDARGVLRQEAVSRKRKSKNWEDEDFYDSDDDTFLDRTGAVEKKRLNRMKKAGKIEEKPETYDSLVTKLNEAENELSEITQKLKASGKAQSQPAAQDSLDEFMTEIKSGCALDGVARKKLHLRSFELKKEQQRLKGLIKLVKPAELPELKPQSGSYSLETESKPKKITLPLFGAMKGGSKFKLKTGSLGKLPVKRPDIPESLLKMKDDGPEEEEEEEEEEMEEEQEVDAINSRASNLEMKMTTEEETGKETNAPDGSPCNNKNLESLQDGVHFLPEPKILRNKSQMGPSQEKSQASEAVYKEPEETSEKVKKINSSSKVQQPFFSSQYPDDDPDYCIWIPPAGQSGDGKTHLNEKYGY